A portion of the Cervus elaphus chromosome X, mCerEla1.1, whole genome shotgun sequence genome contains these proteins:
- the LOC122690024 gene encoding ferritin heavy chain-like codes for MGRLRGGRWRSRPRRCQPRKPADRAAIPWVMESPAMLPTPPSQVRQNYLPVCEAAVNSHAALELHASFQCLAVAFYLDRDDVTLKHIHRFFLLGSHEHSKTAESLMFLQNRRGGRISFLDIRKPESQEWESGLQAMQDTLHLEKCVNQSLLDLHQLATESCDADLCHFLETGYLDQQVKFIKELEDHVSNLSNAGSPEGALAEYFSDKLTLGDGDKED; via the coding sequence ATGGGAAGGCTCCGAGGAGGCCGCTGGCGCTCGCGCCCCCGCCGATGCCAGCCCCGCAAACCAGCCGACAGAGCCGCCATTCCCTGGGTCATGGAGTCGCCCGCCATGCTGCCCACACCACCCTCACAGGTGCGTCAGAACTACCTCCCTGTGTGTGAAGCCGCGGTCAACAGCCACGCCGCCCTGGAGCTCCACGCCTCCTTCCAGTGCCTGGCTGTGGCCTTCTACCTCGATCGTGATGACGTGACCTTGAAGCACATCCACCGCTTCTTCCTGCTCGGCTCCCACGAGCACAGCAAGACAGCCGAGAGCCTGATGTTCCTGCAGAACCGGCGTGGGGGCCGCATCTCTTTCCTCGACATCAGAAAGCCCGAGAGCCAAGAGTGGGAGAGCGGGCTCCAGGCCATGCAAGACACCCTGCACCTAGAGAAGTGTGTCAACCAGAGCCTCCTCGACCTGCACCAGCTGGCCACCGAGAGCTGCGACGCTGACCTGTGCCACTTCCTGGAGACCGGCTACCTGGACCAGCAGGTCAAGTTCATCAAGGAGCTGGAGGACCATGTCAGCAACCTGAGCAACGCGGGGTCCCCGGAAGGTGCCCTGGCAGAGTACTTCTCTGACAAGCTCACCCTGGGTGATGGCGACAAGGAGGACTGA